Genomic window (Phragmites australis chromosome 5, lpPhrAust1.1, whole genome shotgun sequence):
tgtgcaGTTTGGTCTATGAGAACAGTCAAATGATTGTGGAGTATCCACCGCAATAGGGGATGGATGGATATATAAGAAATGGCATTGTTCAAGGTAAATTATACTGATAATCAGATGAGACAATATGATACATCTCAGAATGCTACCCTCATTAATTATTTACTTTTTtcttgagaaaaaataaattagttaATAATTGGGTTAGATGACCAGGTATTCAACTGGTTATCAACCTTATATCTTTCTTATGTGCAGTTTGGTCTATGAGAACAGTCAAATAATTATGGAGTATCCACCGCAACAGGGGATGGATGGATAGATAAGAAATGGCATGGTTCAAGGTAAATTATACTGATAATCAGATGAGACAATATGATACATCTCAGAATGCTGCCCTCATTAATTATTTACTTTTTtgcttgagaaaaaaataaattagttaACTTATTCGCATTCTATGGATCGCACATTGAACAATGCCCTATTCATACCTATCATCTGTGCTTTCAGATGCAAAAACCAAGAAAGAGCATTTGGCAACCATGGGGATCCAAATTACGCTGTCATTCTGCCAAGAAAGAGGTCTAGAAGCCATACCTGGGCTGATCTCAGAGCCGCTCTTTCACAAGAGTCCCGGAGGTCGATCAATCTCTGCGATTCATGGCCAGCaatggagaagagagaagaaagtTTGCATCTACTTTTTATGGCTTGCGCCTGGAGGATTCGGGTGGTTGCTGTGTTGAAATAGTCCGAGGAAGGGTACTGGTTAGAAAGCCTTTCTGATTGTTTGGCCCTTGTGCTTCCGCTTGTTGGATTCCATGAATAGCGAGCAGAGACGCCCCCTCCATTTATGGTGTGTGGAGAGAGCCTGGAGAGGAGGGGGGTGGGGGGGCTGGGGAACGGATCCAGCCCCAGCAATTTTCTGTTTCGTAAGACTAATAACGGCAGGCATGGTTACATGCAACGGTCTGAACTTTGTGAAACATACATGTATCCTGTTGCGCATGTTGCATGCTTGACAGAGTCTGTAATTTGTATCTCCTGGCACATGTTGCAGCTGtttcatccttttttttttggtctgtATGTTGCAGATTAGCAAACTCATTGCATAGGTACGAGTCTATGATATGTTGTAATTTTTCCACATTGAATTGAACGAATTGTAAGGTCGTGTTTTAATGAAATATAATGGGTATTTTCTGAGCTGATGCTAAACGTTTAAGACGTGTGTTGTGTCAAATATGCAGAAATTGATCTGACAAACGAGCTTCAGGGAACAGTCAAACGCTGTTCTATGCATGATATCGGTATGGCTGCACTGCACCAACCAAATCAATGAAAAAGAGGAGTGAAATAACCCTACCTGAAGCATGTTTCGTGTTCATTCACAACGTTTTACATGAGCACCACATTCAGGACTGATAAAGGTGACCCAAAAACACCATGAATTTATCTCTGCCTTCTGGATATAAGTAACTTTAGACATATGTAAACAACACAAATTGAAATGAGACAAAATACGTACAAACTGTACAAGTGTCAATTTACTATCAGGTTAGTACACACAGAAATCGCACAGTTTACCAACCGTGCTGGTTGATACACGAAATTAACAAAGAAAGTTCAGAATACAATGAAGGTCATCTACAGAGTGATCAACCAATTCTTTCATTTCCATGTCCTTCGTCAGTTCAGAATACAATTTGATGTAAATTAATAGCAACTCCTCTGCTATTAATTCCTGTCTGTTTGTATCCACTTACAGCGTATCAACCAATAtgttaaataaaatatttacctTTTGGTGTATTCACATATCAATTGGAGCTCAAACTTCTGTCTACATGTTTCCATAGCGCCTCCATGGGGCAATAGTCTCATGCATGAAGCATACCAAAGTTCATCTCGTTGTATGTGTAGTCTTCCTTATTTTCAGGAGCCTCAAATGAAGGAATACCACTGTCAACTTCTACAGAAGTATGACCTTCACTTGAGGCTCGCTAACTTTCACAACCTTTAGTTGTACGAGTTGTCAGATACCTCTTTTAATTTCAGGGTTTCAGATGGACATTCAGACACGGATAAATTGCACTAAAACATCTGTCCAGCATTCAGCTTCCCAGGTGTTCCATTCCCTGCCATCTTTCTCCATGCAAACTCATCAATGCTGCATCCAGTAAGTCCCAGCGAATCATGATCAGATGACTCATCTGTCTCCCTGAGCATGATATCTGTGGAGACTATACCCTTGGCAGGTCCATCCTGTGCTCTCAGGCTCCCCTCATAGGACAAAAATTCCAAGACTTCGGCTTCGCTTATGTCTCTACAGAACACAAGAGCAATGCCATCGGCTGGTCCATTTTGGAGAGGGGTAGACACTGTGTATAACAGATAATCAGAACGTCTTTCTGTGACAGTGAAGGCTTCCCTGTCTGCAAAATTAAGAGAGCGATACATTCGCCCATTTGCTCCATTATACAGTACGAGCATGAGATCCTTTGCATCTAAAGACGTATGTATCACCAACTCCACAAACTGCAGAAAAAGGAAATGCCTGTAAGTTTTAGATTGTGAAGAAGTGAATGACGAAGTTTGGAGCTAGtgaaattttgagaaatccCTTTAATTTACTAGGATTTCTGAAACTTTGGAGGATCCCTTTGCATTTTACAAGAAAATATAGCGGCTCATAATTACAGAACGCATCCAAAGTAAATTGAATTGGAGGTCAGAAAAGTCGTTCCTCACATGGAAGTAGGCCACCAATCTTAGGAAATGGACTAATAGGTCACTGAACTTTGTTAAATGTCCCACTGTTCATTGGCTTGCCAGCGAACCAAAGCTCCCAGACGTCAATGGCTAAACACAGCTGTAGTGGCACTATGCTCAATATAATGCATTGAACCACCCAGAATTTCTTCCTTTTGCAGATCAGTTACATCATCACATCTGTCCATCCTTTGTTTATTACAAGTCATTTTAGCTCCTGCATTACGAGTCAGTGGTGAATTGTGACCACCCAACCATGAGGGTGGTGGCAATCGATCATGATTGAGATCATGCAGGATAGATCTCATGCCTCCCTCACAATGAATTTGTAATGCAGGATCTGAAAAGGCCCGTAATGAACAAATGTGATGGCACTAGAATAAAACAAAGATGTCGGGGgttcaacaaatttttatttgaagtgttAGGTGGAAGCATAGTGCCACCGTGGTAGCATTAGGTGTGCACAACAACAGGATTAGGCATGCTGGTGAGCCAGTAAGCTGCAGTGAGCCACTTAACAAAGTTGAGTAACCTATAACTCACAGTTTCAAGACTGGAAACCTAGTTGCACACGAGCAACAAGTTTGATGACCTCCAATGCAGATTACTCAAGATGATGGGAGATAAATTATCAGAAATTGCTTAAAAATTGGTGAGATAACGAGAATGGCTGTAGAGGAGTGTTATGCAGAGAAATGTCTTGCAATGGTGTTAAACAAACAAAATGTGACATGTAGGGAGTAAGTAACAAAGGTAGGTAGTCCCACCTTCCAAAGATTTCCCTAATCTGATGCACACATCTCACATGCTCATCTAATGGTGTGTACAAGATTGGAGCTAGACATGAGTTTGGTCTAGATATGTCCCCCGATAAATCAATTCCTCAACTAAAATTAAAATCTCACCTAACAGATGACCAATATGCCATGAGCATGCCATTATTTGTCATGTTAGTTTACATGTCTCAACGGTTGAATCCACCATCAGATTTGCCTGAAGTTGTTTTTTAGACACTTCGAGTTATTTGAATTACAACATATTGCATCATATAAATGGTAGGCACTTGCAAGTGTGAAAAATGTAAATAGTGTATGCAAGTCAATCACTAGGTGATATaagcaaattaaaaaaatatatatgagagAAAAATATGGTGAATTGGTGGATGCTATACCTCATTCTcatctttgcctttattttcATAATGGAACTCATTGACCCAAGCCATCTGTGATTTCCTGATGAAAGTTGAACTTTTGGTAGGAGGGTTCCTCCATATAAGATTTGCATATTCTGGATGATCGACAAAAGGATTTCGATTATGCTGGTAGAAGCTGCAAACTCTGTCATTTCTAAGCTGCTCTGATCTTGATGGTGGGTCAAGTTCATTCCACCGTAGGAGAGCTGATAGGAGACCCATCTTTCTTTTGTCTTAAACAAGAGACAGAAATTTCATATAACTAAAAGAACAAATAATGCATTGTGATTAAGTATAATAAGGTGTGATCATGCAAGCAACTTGACTAGTAATAATGTCCTTGGTGCAACAGTGTTAGTTTGATATGAGTAAGCATTATATTTGCCAAGAGGTGCCTGCCAAGTACTAGAATTTATGCAGATTAGTTAAAGATAAAAACTAAATATCATGAATACCTCTCCTTTTGAGAAAGTACTTACGGATACTTGGTGAATCAGAAAGTTCCAAATGTGGAGTTCCATCCATCTGGCCAGATCCATAGCTTACTGCCATGTACATCAGGGACCTAGATACATCTCCACGCACCTGAAGACagcaaaaaggaaaacaatgtTGCGCAAacaaatgaaaacaaaaaagaataattTCTCGTAACATCTGGAAGACACTACTACTGACATTGACATACTATTCAACTTACACAAGTTGCACTAAATATTCCAAATACTGCTTTAATACGATTGGAGGCTAAAATGTTTTCTAACTGAAAATATGTCCCTCCTTGGGATTAAACACAGATACAAAACTCAGTTCCTGCAACAGACTATGCTATTGCAAATTCAGATATCAGGATGCTACTCAACAATAGAGATCATTTGCACACAAAAAGAATAATGCATATGGAATGAACTTTTTGAATAACATCAACAATTAGACATATCATTAGCTTCAAACCTAGACCTGAAAAGGAGGTGTCCACTTTTCACTGTCTGTCTCAGTGTCGGGTGCTGCTTCATGATTCGCTGGCCGCACACATCTTACTGATGTGGCAGTGCATGCTCCAAAATATTTGTTTCCCCTTGAAGAGTTTACTGAAAACAGGATCTGCACTTTAAACAAGATAGCGAAAATCTATGCTGCTGACCATTGTATATTATGATTCCTTTGTTTGCAATAGTTTTGGCCAAAAACCAGATAAGCGCACAAATGGCTCAGTTCAAACAAGCAAAAACTTAGTGTTGAATTGCTATCATCAACTATGCCAACTGACTAATGTTTGAGATGAGGAAAACATGTATTCCATTCATAACTGACAGAAATATATGACCACAAAGAAGTACTTGTATCATGTATCAAAAACGAACTGACCATTGACATCCGCAGGACGGATATTGTGAATATCGGTCAATGATGGACCATAAGTTAGGCCATATGATCGAGGCCACAAGTGTTCTCCTGCACAGTAAAATGCAGAATATTGCTgtgaaaaaacaaagaaaagaaattcatcctGTCTCGACATGCGAAATTTCACAAGTGCAACCCACTGTTCCATCCATCTGGTTTGCCTGCTAAGTGCTTCGGCACAGCTCTCTGCGAGTATATCTCAATCCTACCAGAAAAATCAGAGCCTAAAAGTAAACACAAAATATGGAAAGCAAGGCCAATGTTGCATAAACATCAGTGCCTACACTTCAGAGGATGCCTCTGGATGTTCTGCATCTGCTGCATCAAGAATCTTGAGCGCGTCCCACACCTACAAAAGAAGGGGGGAAACTTATTCTTTTGTCATTCTTCTTTCTTAATCGAACCAAAATTTCCGCCAAACTAAGGAGCACGAAAGCTGATTGATagctaggctacaaggaaaacTACATCTTTGTAACGCAGGGCGGCATGAGGCGAGACGACGGCGGCGAGCTTCGTCCTCAGCTCGTCGCCGGCCAGGCCATCCAGGCCGGCGTAGTAGCGCTGGACATCTTCGCAGAGGTATGCGGCGGCGTCCGGCGGCGAACGCCCGCCCATGGAGGAGGCGTGGGCGACGGGAGGGGGAGCCTGCGCGACCGCGACTACGAGCACAGCGGCGGCGCCGGCAAGCGCGTGGAGGCACCGGGCCAGCCACGGCCGGGGGTGGTTCTCCGGGAGCAAGAACGGCAGCGCGGTGGGTTCGGGGATGGGCTTCTTGCTGCTGTCACGGCGGCCGCGAGGGACGGCCACAGAACAGGCGGTTCTTGCTGGGGCTCCGCCGCGAGGTGGAGAGCGgatggaagaggaggagaggacggTGGTCAAGGGCGGCATTTCTGGGTTGCCGCTCCCGCCGGCGGCGAAGGAGCAGGTTAGCAGCACAAGTTTTGCCGATCCATTTTCGTGACTCGTGAGCCGTGAGctctcagattttttttttaataatattattttattacaaaaataatagcaaattcacaaaaaattttGTGACTCCAGATGCCAACAGGTATCTATTttgcaattttataaatttgactattatttttctaatttttcaatGTTAGTAGGTTCCGAAATACTGTCGGTACATATATATGGTCGAAAAGGGTTGTCGGTACACAGAGTGCCAATAAGCCCCTAGTGGACATCAATATGGCTGTCGGGCTAGGCGAGAGCTGACCGGCCTGCTGGCATTCCAAGTGCCGACATATGGTATTTTAGtaaaattttgtttttataatattatttttaatttgggAATAATCATGTATTTAACGAGGCATAACTAGAGCAAAATTTAGTGTATATCCATATGGCTGAGTTAGGTATATATCGGCATTAAACAACATCGCTTGTAATATTAAAATATCAAAGCACGCGAAGCAGCACAAGTCATACACCTAGCATGCCTTAGGGAATTAAAAAACCACATACAAAAAGTAATGATGATATTGACATATACCAtacaattttaaaaataacttaGATATGTACCgattctaaacctaacatgtcttagagaATTGAAATAAGTGATTACTACTGACACTATTGAGTGTAACATGAGTATTTTCCCTTCCTCGCAGTCTTAGGTCTAGCTTCACAAGCCTGACATGCCCTCTTGCGCTTCTGCTCCCTATCTGCCTTACGCGCCTCCGCTTTGAGGTGGATCTGCTCCTCTTTCCTCTTCTGCTCTTCCTCTTGTAGGTGTTTCTAGgtcatctctctcctctcgtTAGCTTCTATTTCATAGAATCGTCTCCATACCGCCTGGTATTGGTTGTGCATGAGGAACACATCTGTTTCATTCTACTCAttattgatatattttatgaagtCGCATAGTGGTAGCGAAGACTATCAAAGAAGGAAAAATTCGTAAGTGGTAAATGACagataattatattttttgttcTGCAATATGTGAGTACCTAGCTGCGGTAGCCACCACGGATGATACCCTCCGGTGGGTCGTACTCATAGTTGGAGCACATGAAGAACTTCCTGCTATAGGTGTCCCAAGAAGTCGTTAGACTTGCTAACCCTACATaggtctccacaccagcacattGGAACTTCGACCCTAGTAGGCAAAAGATTTGGCATAGACTTCTTCGGGTGAGGATCAGAGGCCATTTTGGTGAGAGGAGAAGACTTTGGTTTATTGGGAAAATTACTTCCTGGCCTgctatttatatagaaaatcaGTGCTAGTTTATGAACTGAGTCCATGGAGTTTTCGCTTAAAAACCTaagtctgaaaaggctacttctcaAAAGGCCACATCTAAATAGTCTACTTCTGAAAATGCTACATCTAAAAGCCTACGTTTGAAAAGCCTAAttctgaaaaggctatgtctgaaaaagctacatctgaaaaggctacgtctgaaaaggctacgtcTAAAAATACTACATCTAAAAAACCTGCGTCTAAAAAGCCTTCTTCTGAAAATCATATACCTACAAAGGCTACATCTAAAAATGCAacgtctgaaaaggctacttctgaaaatcCATTAGGTTTTGAAAAGTCTACGTTTGAATAGGCTATCTTAATCATTGGATTAGAGTTAAACATTACGAGAAGCATAGTATGTAAGGCTTAACGGTAATGTTAGTATGATTAATTCGCAGTAGTGCATCTATAAAAGGGTTCACATAGATGGAACCATATGATCAATGAAATAATGGTTGCTagaggtgggagagggagaacaaGAGGGTCTATTGGTGCAGGGAGGGTATCGGTGATATGGCCAGGTTCCTTTAGTCCTAGTGTATACGAGGAGCCACTCGAGAACTTCCCTTTGCTGGGGAAGAGTGAGTTTCGGTCAACCCATCATCTAAGGCCTTACGACCACCCAAAAGAGGAGTGGTCGAAGTGCTCTCATGGATATGACTGTGTCGACGATTGCTAAATCGTTGATTTAATGAATTTGTTAAAGAATaagggatgctttgagtagacgaatcacaagagaaacacacaggggtttttagataggttcaggctttcctgaggataataaccctatatcgtatttgtcttgtattgatctgagcctgttacaagttggtgtggctagcctaggtagatctaaacctagtcagtgACTTTTTTCTTAGCTTCTATTTCCTTGTATGGGCTTGTAGAACTCGTATCGCTCGTAACAACTCGTTCTCGCTTGTCCTCCACAGGACCCCTTTGCTTCGTATATATATGGAGGGTATCGTATGTCCTCTGGACTCTTCCTTCTTAATCTTAGAGATATACCTTCTCGGTTACGGAATGCCTGTGAGTAGTTTCTATTCTTCCAGGGACCCTCTTCCTATAAATAAAGATATAATCCGAGGATTACATGACACCCTGAGCTACCCGATAATGGTAACTAACCATTATTTATCGTCAAGCCTCCCCATtagtatgtgaaatgaggcttcgatggTTCAAGTGTATAGCCAGCAAAAATAAGCTTTATGTCCAACCATATCATTGAGTAAACTTAGACTTCTGATTAGGATAAAAGGTTTAACTAGGTTCCCTGGGTCTTTAAGATCACCTACTCAGGATTTCGAACACCTCCGAGTTCTCAAGAGAGTTCACGAGAAGGTATTCCGTCTGGGTAGATTTTCTAGTTGTTCCAAAAAATTATCCTGTCCTTGCCAAGTACAAAGGAGATATTTCTTGTCGCTGGCTAGGTTTTGAAGTTGAACTGTGGTAGCGGAAAGTTTGTGTGGTGGTGAAAAATTCTCCATCATGAATGCGAAGGGATCGTTGCTTCATCCTTTCGACTGCTACCATGCCATGGAAAAACTCA
Coding sequences:
- the LOC133918901 gene encoding uncharacterized protein LOC133918901 isoform X2; this encodes MPPLTTVLSSSSIRSPPRGGAPARTACSVAVPRGRRDSSKKPIPEPTALPFLLPENHPRPWLARCLHALAGAAAVLVVAVAQAPPPVAHASSMGGRSPPDAAAYLCEDVQRYYAGLDGLAGDELRTKLAAVVSPHAALRYKDVWDALKILDAADAEHPEASSEVIEIYSQRAVPKHLAGKPDGWNREHLWPRSYGLTYGPSLTDIHNIRPADVNVNSSRGNKYFGACTATSVRCVRPANHEAAPDTETDSEKWTPPFQVRGDVSRSLMYMAVSYGSGQMDGTPHLELSDSPSIHKRKMGLLSALLRWNELDPPSRSEQLRNDRVCSFYQHNRNPFVDHPEYANLIWRNPPTKSSTFIRKSQMAWVNEFHYENKGKDENEANLMVDSTVETCKLT
- the LOC133918901 gene encoding uncharacterized protein LOC133918901 isoform X1, with product MPPLTTVLSSSSIRSPPRGGAPARTACSVAVPRGRRDSSKKPIPEPTALPFLLPENHPRPWLARCLHALAGAAAVLVVAVAQAPPPVAHASSMGGRSPPDAAAYLCEDVQRYYAGLDGLAGDELRTKLAAVVSPHAALRYKDVWDALKILDAADAEHPEASSEVIEIYSQRAVPKHLAGKPDGWNREHLWPRSYGLTYGPSLTDIHNIRPADVNVNSSRGNKYFGACTATSVRCVRPANHEAAPDTETDSEKWTPPFQVRGDVSRSLMYMAVSYGSGQMDGTPHLELSDSPSIHKRKMGLLSALLRWNELDPPSRSEQLRNDRVCSFYQHNRNPFVDHPEYANLIWRNPPTKSSTFIRKSQMAWVNEFHYENKGKDENEFVELVIHTSLDAKDLMLVLYNGANGRMYRSLNFADREAFTVTERRSDYLLYTVSTPLQNGPADGIALVFCRDISEAEVLEFLSYEGSLRAQDGPAKGIVSTDIMLRETDESSDHDSLGLTGCSIDEFAWRKMAGNGTPGKLNAGQMF